From the genome of Pelosinus fermentans DSM 17108:
ATTTCTTTCCTATTTATTCTTTTTCTTTTTCATGATTCGGCTTAACATTCTCTTTTTTAGCTTTTAATTTAGGTCCTAAGAAATTAGCAAACTCTGTTGTAGCAAACTGTTTTAGTTTTCCTTTTGCTTCTTTCATACTGCCAGTACTCAAAAACAAAAAAGCAACGACACCAACAACCAGAAAACCTACAATCCAGCCAATTGCCTTACTTGCACCCGAAGGTCCTGTTTGCTCTGTACCTACTCCAGCTGCCCCTTCTGCATTACTAGGAGATGCGGATGTTTTTCCTAGGATACTCGGTATTACATCTGCAAACAAGGCAACACCTCTTTCGGCAGATTCACGATCATTAGTTTCCGATCCGACTTCTAATAACATAGAGCGGGGGTGCAAATCTTGGTTATAATCACCGCCTTTAGCAAAGAAAATACCTTTAATTAAACCTGGGTGTTGCGTGTCTGAATTTGCTTTAATTTGTAAAGCATAATCTTCAATTTGTTTTCCCGTAGGTCCATATTTTCCAACAACTAATTGCAACTTGGTAATATCTTTACCATCGATATTTCCCTTATAGACTTCTGGTGGAGCTGCATCACGGTGGATGTCGAAAATAGCATCCGGCTGTTTTTTTAAGAGTTCTGTAACTGTACGCCGCGAACGCTCATAAGCCATATTATCGTGAGGATCATGTTTAGCTTCGGAATGAAAAACTTCTAATCCTTTACCTTGTAAGGCACTTGTAAAGGCATTTCCCACTTTATAAATACCGCCGGCTCCTAAGATACTATCTTTGCCGTCAGTAGGTATATAGGATTCATCAGAGTGAGTATGATAAACAGCAACTTTACCACTGGCTTCAGCCCATGCAATAGAAGGATGCAGAATACTAAAAAAAATATTTTTTTCTGGATTAGCGTATTTACTTAGGTTGACATTACCTAAAAATTTACTCTGGGCAATATCACCTGAGATGCTAATTACCTCATAACGTTTATTGTTCTCAGTAAGAAACTGATCACCTACGTCAACGCCCCAGCCTGTTATATAAACGGTATTACCATTCTCATCGACTAAAGTATAATATCCCCCATCTGTTCGCTCATGTGCATACCCTTGCATGGTTATGCAGAATACCAATAATAGCACTATAACTGCCCCCCGCAGTTTATTCATGATCTTCACCTCTATCCTTTTCTTCCTTACTTGCAAGCTCTTCATTTAGTTTACGAGTTTTACCTTTGCGATTATTATGGGAAAGCTCTTTGCTAAATTCGTATAATCCTTCTGGTCGATATCTACCAAGCACTGGACCACCTTGCATCTTCTCTCTAGTTTCTCCAACTAATTCTGCAACCATCACTGCTATAACCCCTGCAATCATTACTACGTCAAAAGCACCTGCACCGCCAATATCCGTTGTACCAGGTATACCTAATCCTATAATTGTAACCATATGCACAATATCGCTTAAGACAATACCCAAGACTCCACCTACAAAGGCACTTCGTCTAGAACGACCAGCTAAATAGGCAATTAGACCTGCAGATATGCCATATATAATTTTAGGATCTAAGAACATATTCTCTGGCTCATAGGGTAAATAACGCGACCCTAGGGATACAGCAACAGCAACTAAGATAGCTGCCAGTATAGCTCGTACCCTTTCTGCCGTTTCATCGGCTTTAAATATTAGCCAAATCGCTAATAAAGCTGGCAATAATGCTCCCCCAACATTAATACTTACTTCAACGGGAGTGCTCATAAGAGGAATATCAATAAAACTACCTACAATTACTGCACCGATAAAAAGTAAAGCCTGTTTATCGGTTAAACGCATTCTATCTAGAATTCTATGGGCTACACCAAAATAAACCAAAACACCAACAACCAATAGCATAATCATTCCTATTGGCATATTCATATTTATTCACCTCTACTGTATTTTATGGTTTATCTTGCCCCTTTAAGAAACAAAACATACAAAAAAAGCATGGCATCAGCCATGCTTTCTATTAACAGCATATTTACTTATATCAATTTCTCTGGTGATCAGCCAATCTTTACAGTAGCCAGAAATAATGAGAGGAACACATTCTAGCTCTCTTACATTGACAGCTCCCAACAGCAGCATATAACAATGAATTTCATGCAAAAACTCTTGAAACCAATTAACAGCAGAATCTATATTTTTCTCACACAACAGTCTCACTATTGGTGTTGCCATACCTGTAGCAACACCGCCTAATGCAAGAGATTTCACCACATCTAGAGAGGTACGTATTCCGCCCGAAACCATCATATCCATTTGTTTAGGTAATACTGACATCGTTTCAACAGCACTTATAACAGTAGGAATTCCCCAAGATAAAGTCTCTTGATTAACATCTAACTGACGACGGGCAGCTTCAATTGCTAGAAAGTTTGTCCCACCAGTACCACCAACATCAATTGCCTTAATACCAGTTTCGGATAACAATTTTGCCTGTTCCTTGGCGATTCCGCAGCCAACTTCTTTAACGATTACAGGAACCTTCACTTTATTAACAATATTAGTAATATTTGTAAGATATCCTGTAAAATCTCGATCTCCCTCAGTCATCATCATTTCTTGAGCAACATTTAAATGAATCTGAATGCCTTGGGCATCAATCATATCTATTGCCATCTGAGCTTGCTGTGGAGTAACATAGGCCCCTAAATTTGCGAAAATAACCCCATGAGGATTTTTTTTACGAACAATCTTGTAAGAGTGCTGCACTTCAGAATGCTCCAAAGCCGCATATTGAGAACCAATTGCCATTGCAGTATTGGTTAAACTGGCAAAATCAGCAATACGCTCATTAATTTCTGTAACATCATTAGCTCCACCAGTGATTGCATTGATAATAACAGGATGGGCAAGGGATATACCAGCCAGCGAAGATGAAACATCAATATCATTCCAGGATAAATTGGGAAGGCAATTATGTATTAAAGAAATGTCGGCAAATCCGCTAGCATTAGGTCCATCATGTAATGCTAATGAATATTTTAAATGATCTAATTTACGTGATTGGCGCACCCTGTCATCTCCCTACTCAAATTTCTTAAATAGGTGTCCGAGTTTATCACCAATTGTCGATCCGGTTCCTTCTTGCTTATCCAAATAAGATTGATATTCTACTCGTTCAGCATCCTGTTGCGCTTTGTTAATACTAAGAGAAATCCGTTTATTTTCTTTATTAATCTCCAGTATCTTTACAGTTACTTCCTGTCCAATTGCTACGATATCCTCGACCTTATTGACTCT
Proteins encoded in this window:
- the spoIIP gene encoding stage II sporulation protein P codes for the protein MNKLRGAVIVLLLVFCITMQGYAHERTDGGYYTLVDENGNTVYITGWGVDVGDQFLTENNKRYEVISISGDIAQSKFLGNVNLSKYANPEKNIFFSILHPSIAWAEASGKVAVYHTHSDESYIPTDGKDSILGAGGIYKVGNAFTSALQGKGLEVFHSEAKHDPHDNMAYERSRRTVTELLKKQPDAIFDIHRDAAPPEVYKGNIDGKDITKLQLVVGKYGPTGKQIEDYALQIKANSDTQHPGLIKGIFFAKGGDYNQDLHPRSMLLEVGSETNDRESAERGVALFADVIPSILGKTSASPSNAEGAAGVGTEQTGPSGASKAIGWIVGFLVVGVVAFLFLSTGSMKEAKGKLKQFATTEFANFLGPKLKAKKENVKPNHEKEKE
- a CDS encoding DUF1614 domain-containing protein, translating into MNMPIGMIMLLVVGVLVYFGVAHRILDRMRLTDKQALLFIGAVIVGSFIDIPLMSTPVEVSINVGGALLPALLAIWLIFKADETAERVRAILAAILVAVAVSLGSRYLPYEPENMFLDPKIIYGISAGLIAYLAGRSRRSAFVGGVLGIVLSDIVHMVTIIGLGIPGTTDIGGAGAFDVVMIAGVIAVMVAELVGETREKMQGGPVLGRYRPEGLYEFSKELSHNNRKGKTRKLNEELASKEEKDRGEDHE
- the fni gene encoding type 2 isopentenyl-diphosphate Delta-isomerase; protein product: MRQSRKLDHLKYSLALHDGPNASGFADISLIHNCLPNLSWNDIDVSSSLAGISLAHPVIINAITGGANDVTEINERIADFASLTNTAMAIGSQYAALEHSEVQHSYKIVRKKNPHGVIFANLGAYVTPQQAQMAIDMIDAQGIQIHLNVAQEMMMTEGDRDFTGYLTNITNIVNKVKVPVIVKEVGCGIAKEQAKLLSETGIKAIDVGGTGGTNFLAIEAARRQLDVNQETLSWGIPTVISAVETMSVLPKQMDMMVSGGIRTSLDVVKSLALGGVATGMATPIVRLLCEKNIDSAVNWFQEFLHEIHCYMLLLGAVNVRELECVPLIISGYCKDWLITREIDISKYAVNRKHG